A single Crateriforma conspicua DNA region contains:
- a CDS encoding putative signal transducing protein, with amino-acid sequence MNDLNQERLVTVAERSTEVAANILVSVLAENGIRAIATGGFTAGFRAEAPGWVQVKTLEDQADQARELIAEIEEVEE; translated from the coding sequence ATGAACGATTTGAATCAAGAACGGCTGGTGACGGTCGCCGAACGTTCGACCGAAGTCGCCGCAAACATTTTGGTCAGTGTGTTGGCCGAAAACGGCATTCGAGCGATTGCGACGGGAGGCTTCACGGCCGGCTTTCGGGCCGAAGCCCCCGGCTGGGTCCAAGTCAAGACGTTGGAAGATCAAGCCGATCAGGCTCGCGAATTGATTGCGGAAATCGAAGAAGTCGAAGAATAA